The genomic region GGGGCAACGAGCGCGGGCCGGTTCGCCGTGACCGACCGGTCGGACCACCACAATGCGGCGGAGGGGGAATGCGGCGCCGCCGCCGGCAGCCGCCGGACGGGAACGCGGGATGGGTATCGAACGGGTATCCGTCATTTCGGCAGCTTAGGGTGCGTGTATCCAGCGGGTAAACCAATATGCCGGCGCGGCCTGCGGTAAATTTCGCCGCCGGCCACGGGCCGGCGGCGAACGCCGCCCGGGGATGCGCGGCCGGCCGGCTGCCGGTCGTGCACCTCGGCCAGGCCGCCGGCATCCAAACACCCCACGCCGACCACCCCGCCCGCCGACCACCCCGCCCGCCGGGCGACCAGCCTGCCGCGGCCCCCCGCGGCGTCGTCGCCACCCGGGCCCACCATGTGGAAGCACCGATGTCGCCGAACGGCTCGCGGCCCGGGGCGAGACGAATGCGTCGGTCGTGGGTTCGAGCCCCACCCGCCCCGCCACGCTCCGTGTCTAGCTTCTGACCTGGTCAAGTGGGGTTTGACCTATCGGTCGGGATGGTCGGCGAGGTTCCGTAGGTGCAGGTCAGCGGATGCGGGAAGTCGGTTCGTACATTGCCAGCTTCTCGAACTGACGGCTCCGGTTGTAACTCTCGGTGGTGGGTTCGGGTCGTTGGGCGTCGATTGTGGTCGTGCGTGGTCCCGCGAGGTGCTTGGGTACCCAAGTCCAGGGCTGGAGTGGGTCAGCCGCGGCCGGGTGCTTGCGGAGGCTCGCGTCCTTCATGCGGCCTGATGATCCCTACCGCGTCGGCATGATCGCGGCTGAGGTCGCCGTGATGACGTTCGTCCCGGATGTCGGCGAGGCCGCCTTGCTGGAGAGTGATCTGATCTGCGGCGCCGTCTGAGCGTTGACGGCGAAAGCCGGGGAGCAGGGCGAGGATCAGCAGGGCGTTGGCTGCGCAGGCGAGGCCGCCGGAGACCGCGGAGGCGGCGTCTGCGAGGGTGGTGGCGACGGCGCCCGCCTCAAGGTCGCCGAGCCGCGGCCCGCCGGTGACGACCGAGATCTGTAGGCCGGTAAGCCGGCCTCGCAGCGTGGCTAGAGGAGCGCGGCTGGCGCGGCTGGACCAAGTTCGAGCGGATCGATCCGACATAGCGCTGTCGTCGGCATGAGCGGTCGTCTGCGAACGGGTGTGTACGCGACCGGTCTCGTCAGACGGCCCAGTCCGACCTCTCAGTCCGACCGCTCAGTCCGACCTCGCGACGTCGCTCAACATGCCGGCAAGGAGTCGCCGGTCTATCTTGGTTGACGACAGAACAGGTAGATCCGCCGGTTGGATGATTCTTATCACCCGCGGGATCTTGTACTCGGACAGCGTGCCCCGCAGCGATCGACGGATGTCCTCCGCAAGCAGGGTGGCTCCGCCCCGGGCAACGACAACGGCGCCGACGATGCTGACCCGCTGCGGATCGGGCACGCTCACGACGATCGCCTGCTCGATCCCCGGGAGGCTCGCCAGCGCGGCCTCGACTTCGCGTGGGGAGACGTTGGCACCCGACGATTTGATCATGTCGTCGAGTCGGCCGTGGAAGAAGATGTGGTCGTCGCGGTACGAGCACAGGTCACCTGTGTGGTACCAGCCCGCGGCATCGAAGCAGGCTTCGCGTTCCTGCTTCACGAACCCGGCCATGAGGGTGTCGCCGCGGACGAGTAGTTCGCCGGGAGCCCCCGGGGCGACGTCTGTGCCGCTGTCCGGGTCGATGAGCCGGTGTTCCATCCCGGGCATGACCGGCCCGAGTGTCCCGGCAAGTTCGTCGGGATAGTCGGGATGAGAGACGGTGTGCGGGCCGGCGGTCTCCGTCATGCCGAGGGCTATTCCGAAGACCTGGTTGCGCGGTCGCTGGCCGGGGGGCAGCGCGGCGAGGAGGTTGCCTCCGCGTAGGGCGCTCAGATCGCGCTGCGGGAACGACGGATCGGTCTCGAGCGCGGTCAACAGGTGGGGCCAGCCGGTGAGGTAGGTGACGCGCTCTCGCTCCAGGAAGTCGAGCAGCTCCGAGCCGGTGCTGCCGCTTCCCAGCAGGGCGCAGCCGACATGCATGGCGGCCAGGACGGTGTATGTCAGGCCACCGACCCAGAAGAACGGCATCGGGGTGAAGACGCGATCGTCGCGCCTGTACGGCATGATGGCGCCGAGCTTCGCGGCCTGGCGCATGAAACCGTTGTGAGTGTGCATGGTGCCCTTCGGCGAGCCAGTGGATCCCGAGGTGTAGATGATGCTGACGAGATCGGCCGGCGACACCTCACCCTCGATTGCCGCCAGTAATTCGCGGGAGACACCGCTCGGCGTCGACAGATCGAGAGCGGAGGCCCACGCCGGTGCCGAAGACCCCCACACCCAGACTCCGCGAAGATAGGGAGCATCATGTAGCCGCAGCGCACCACGGGACTCGGCGAGTCCCTCGAGAGCGCTCTCCAGGCCGGCCGGGTAGTCACGGTTTCGGTAACGGTCCGCCGTCACCAACAGCGCAAGGTCGGAGTGGCGGATGACTGACCTGAGCTCGGTGCCGGTGGACAGGGTACTGATGGGAACGGCCACGGCTCCGATGCGAACGATCGCCAGCCAGACGATGATGAACTCGGGACTGTTGGGGAAGACCATCCCGACCCTGGTCGCCTTGCCGACCCCCGCCGCCACGAACTGGCCGGCCAACAGTGCGGAACGCTCGTCGGCCTCCCCGTAGGTCAGCCGCCGGTCATCGAACACGCAGAGCTCACGGGCCGGGTGGTGGGTGGCGCAATGGCGTAGCAGTGCCGGTACGGACGGATCGACGTCCGCGACGGCGGTCCAGTCGGCCACGCCCCTCATGTCGCCGTAGCTGTCTCCTAACCGGTGCACAAGCAACGTCCTTTCTGTCCTGATCGATCGAAGCCGAAGCCGATGCCGGAGCCGGAGCCGGGGGCGCAGCCGGGACCGGAGCCGGGATCGGAGCCAAGGTCGCGTAGTCGTGTCGGACGACTGCCGCCGGGCGTATGCTCACCGGTGCTATGGCCGTCGAGTTGCATCATCTTCGTCACTTCGTCGCCGTGGCCGAGGATCTCAACTTCAGTCGGGCCGCCCGTCGGCTCTGTATTGCGCAGCCCGCGCTCAGCCAGTCGATCAAGAGGCTCGAGGTCTCGCTCGGGCTTGAGCTCTTCGTACGCTCGCGCACCAATGTGGAGCTGACGCCTGCCGGCCATGCTTTTCTCGTCGAGACGAAGGCGACGCTGCTGCAGGTGGAGCGTGCGGAACTGACGGCACGAAGAGTGGCTTCGGGGGAGCAGGGAAGCCTCCGGCTGGGTTATGTCACCCCGGCGGTGTTCGAGATCCTGCCGGCGATCATCCGCAGCTTCAGCCGCGAGTCGCCGGACGTCGAGGTGATCTTCGAGGAACTGCCCGTGGAGGACCAGATAGACAAACTTCGGGGCGGCGACATCGACCTCGGAATCATCATGGGCCGGCGTGAACTGCCGCCGGAGGTTCACCTTCACCTCATCGGTCACGTCGATGTTGCGGCGGCTGTGCCGTCGACGTGGCCGCTGGCCCGCCGTGAGCAGATCCGACTGAAGGACCTGCGCCATCAGCCGCTCATCATGGTGCCCCGCGAACGACACCCGGACATCTACGACGACTTCATGGCCGCCTGTCGTCGACTGGGATTTTCGCCGACCGTCGCCCACCGTACCTCGAACCCGATGACGACCCTCAGCCTGGTGGCCGGTGGAATGGGCATCGGGCTCGTCGCGGGTGCGTCCACGAGTTTCTGGGTACGCGATGTGACGATAGTGCCCATCGTGGACTCGCCGGGGGACCCGATCGCCCGCAGCATGTTCGCGGCCTGGATTCCCCGTGCCCAGAATCCCGCCCTGGAGCGACTGCTGTCGAGCGTTATGGCGTTGCCGCCCGCCACGCGACCACAGCGACACGAGACCTGAGTCCCTTCGGTTGGCGTTGTCGACGAGTCGTGCCACCGCGACCGCAACAGTCTCACCGGGTGCCGCAGGCGTCCAATATCAGTCGTGTCGACATCCATACCGGCTGCGTATCAGAGCGCTCCGCCGAACCCACGTCGACAACGCGCGACGGCATCGAGAGTCTTGTGGTCGAAATAGGCGTTTAGTCCGGAAAGTCGCGGACATCGGCCGCGGCGATCGCGTCGGCCTGACCGAGCGAACGACAAGTGTCCCGACGCGCGGCACGCTGACCCGCACTTCTGCGCCGTGGCTCTGGCCAGCATGTGCCGGCGCCGTCATACGTCGGCGGTATCAGGGTACACGGAGGTCATATTGGACAGAGCTGGGCGCGCGGAGCCAGTCTCGAGCAGGCGCACCTCGCGCCCGCCCTGGAGACCCTCACGACGGGACTTGTCAAGATGCCCCTGCTCCAGCCGGAAACACCTGTTGAGCGCCGACCCATCGACTCGGACGGCCACTACTACGAGCCCTATGACGCGTTCACCCGCCACATCGAGGCGAAATACCGCTCGCGGGCCGTGAACGTGCGCGTCAGTGCACGAGACGGGTTGGGGCGTCTCTACTACGGCGACCAGAAGGCCGGCCTCATCCGGGTCGTTCAGTGCGACTACACGGGCGCACCCGGTAGTCGAGCGGGCGCCTTCCTCGGGATTCACGACGACGAGGACCCGGGCGGCTGGAGCCAGCCCGAAATGATCAGTGCCCATGATTTCCCGGCAATGATGCACCGGGCGAACCGTCTCGCGCTCCTGGACGACCAGGGCCTCGACGGCACGTTACTGTTCCCGAGCCTGGGTGTCTCGGTGGAGCACGAACTGCACGACGACACGGACGTCCTCTACGCGAACCTGCGTTCCTTCAACCGCTGGCTGGAAGAGGACTGGGGTTTCGCCGCGGACGGCCGTCTTTTCGCGGCGCCGATGATCTCGCTGGTGGACGTCGAGCAGGCGGTCGCCGAGACCGAGCGCGTCCTCGCGGCCGGCGCGCGGCTCCTGCACCTGCGGCTGGGGCCGATCTACGGGGAGTCCGCCGCCGACCCCGGGCGTGACCGCTTCTGGGGGCTGGTGCAGGAGGCCGACGTTCCGGTGAGCTTCCACGTCTCGGACGCCGGCTACCACGAGCTGTGGGGAGCGCAGTGGGGCGAGCTGCCGCGGCCGCCGCTGCAGCACCAGTCCCCGTTCAACAACTACCTCGCCGGGACCTCGGCGCAGGACACCTTCGCCAACCTCATTCTCAACAACCTTTTCGAGCGCTTCCCGCGGCTGAAGGTCCTGAGCATCGAGAACGGCGCCAGCTGG from Frankia alni ACN14a harbors:
- a CDS encoding class I adenylate-forming enzyme family protein, translated to MADWTAVADVDPSVPALLRHCATHHPARELCVFDDRRLTYGEADERSALLAGQFVAAGVGKATRVGMVFPNSPEFIIVWLAIVRIGAVAVPISTLSTGTELRSVIRHSDLALLVTADRYRNRDYPAGLESALEGLAESRGALRLHDAPYLRGVWVWGSSAPAWASALDLSTPSGVSRELLAAIEGEVSPADLVSIIYTSGSTGSPKGTMHTHNGFMRQAAKLGAIMPYRRDDRVFTPMPFFWVGGLTYTVLAAMHVGCALLGSGSTGSELLDFLERERVTYLTGWPHLLTALETDPSFPQRDLSALRGGNLLAALPPGQRPRNQVFGIALGMTETAGPHTVSHPDYPDELAGTLGPVMPGMEHRLIDPDSGTDVAPGAPGELLVRGDTLMAGFVKQEREACFDAAGWYHTGDLCSYRDDHIFFHGRLDDMIKSSGANVSPREVEAALASLPGIEQAIVVSVPDPQRVSIVGAVVVARGGATLLAEDIRRSLRGTLSEYKIPRVIRIIQPADLPVLSSTKIDRRLLAGMLSDVARSD
- a CDS encoding LysR substrate-binding domain-containing protein, giving the protein MAVELHHLRHFVAVAEDLNFSRAARRLCIAQPALSQSIKRLEVSLGLELFVRSRTNVELTPAGHAFLVETKATLLQVERAELTARRVASGEQGSLRLGYVTPAVFEILPAIIRSFSRESPDVEVIFEELPVEDQIDKLRGGDIDLGIIMGRRELPPEVHLHLIGHVDVAAAVPSTWPLARREQIRLKDLRHQPLIMVPRERHPDIYDDFMAACRRLGFSPTVAHRTSNPMTTLSLVAGGMGIGLVAGASTSFWVRDVTIVPIVDSPGDPIARSMFAAWIPRAQNPALERLLSSVMALPPATRPQRHET
- a CDS encoding amidohydrolase family protein, producing the protein MPLLQPETPVERRPIDSDGHYYEPYDAFTRHIEAKYRSRAVNVRVSARDGLGRLYYGDQKAGLIRVVQCDYTGAPGSRAGAFLGIHDDEDPGGWSQPEMISAHDFPAMMHRANRLALLDDQGLDGTLLFPSLGVSVEHELHDDTDVLYANLRSFNRWLEEDWGFAADGRLFAAPMISLVDVEQAVAETERVLAAGARLLHLRLGPIYGESAADPGRDRFWGLVQEADVPVSFHVSDAGYHELWGAQWGELPRPPLQHQSPFNNYLAGTSAQDTFANLILNNLFERFPRLKVLSIENGASWVKPLMKRLDKVAFMTRGQAGVGGPVAGRPSETFQRNFYVCPFFEEDPVELAEAIGYDHVLFGSDWPHPEGLEQPLNFADKLVDRADPVETARVMRGNIAGLIRVDA